Proteins found in one Acinetobacter sp. XH1741 genomic segment:
- a CDS encoding sulfite exporter TauE/SafE family protein, whose product MELIIYLLIGAIAGFTAGLFGVGGGLIIVPILYVVFTQLHYDPTVIMHIAVGTSLATIIVTSFSSVSAHHKKGAVLWPVFRNLAPGLVIGSFLGAGIADLMSGQHLQLLIGVFAVVMAYRMFKGANVVVDPTRQLPSTPMQFMAGGGIGIASAIFGIGGGSLTVPYLNRHGVVMQKAVATSAACGLPIAVAGAIGFMWFGAKEHISVPNTIGYVHIYAFIGISVMSFITAKFGAKVAHALSPQMLKKCFACLLVVVGSYFIYKGFTH is encoded by the coding sequence ATGGAGTTAATCATATATTTACTCATTGGCGCAATTGCTGGTTTTACTGCCGGATTGTTTGGGGTTGGTGGTGGACTAATTATTGTACCAATCCTCTATGTCGTGTTTACTCAGTTGCACTATGACCCAACTGTAATCATGCATATTGCAGTTGGAACATCGCTTGCAACCATTATTGTGACGTCATTTAGTTCTGTTTCGGCTCATCATAAAAAAGGAGCAGTTCTCTGGCCTGTTTTTCGTAATTTAGCACCGGGGCTAGTGATTGGTTCATTCTTAGGGGCAGGCATTGCCGATCTCATGTCGGGTCAACATTTACAGCTTCTTATTGGTGTCTTTGCAGTTGTGATGGCCTATCGCATGTTTAAAGGCGCAAATGTAGTCGTTGACCCAACACGTCAGCTTCCTTCGACACCTATGCAATTTATGGCGGGTGGTGGTATTGGTATTGCCTCTGCAATTTTTGGCATTGGGGGCGGTAGCTTAACCGTTCCGTATTTAAACCGTCATGGTGTAGTCATGCAAAAAGCAGTCGCGACTTCTGCCGCTTGTGGTTTACCTATTGCTGTAGCGGGTGCAATTGGTTTTATGTGGTTCGGTGCTAAAGAACACATCTCTGTACCCAACACGATTGGTTATGTGCACATCTATGCGTTTATTGGTATTAGTGTCATGAGTTTTATTACGGCCAAATTTGGAGCCAAGGTTGCTCATGCATTGTCACCACAAATGCTCAAAAAATGCTTTGCTTGTTTGTTAGTGGTGGTAGGCAGTTACTTTATTTATAAAGGTTTTACGCATTAA
- a CDS encoding GntR family transcriptional regulator: protein MNLEETESLSEQIVKYISEQIISGELVEGERIQELRIAKELDVSRGSVREALLLLERTHLIEIFPRRGAIVSEMSAQQVKALFDTNVMLLGHIVQRISETWRAHEADQLQLLLEQLLEHVKAGDIEKFYDGIFQYLAEQQDMVGNPYLMKFYKELLPSLRRSYFLTLNTSKRELQEAFALFKLVTDAILIRKSQQAALFMEDFCRHLRNLVLESLTRMKQIELAWARRSRR from the coding sequence ATGAATCTCGAAGAGACAGAAAGTCTTTCTGAGCAAATTGTCAAATATATTAGCGAACAGATTATTAGCGGCGAATTGGTCGAAGGCGAACGTATACAAGAACTTCGTATTGCTAAAGAGCTTGACGTGAGTAGGGGGTCAGTTCGTGAGGCGCTATTATTACTTGAACGTACGCATTTAATTGAAATTTTTCCGCGTCGTGGTGCAATTGTCTCAGAAATGTCAGCGCAACAGGTTAAAGCACTGTTTGACACAAACGTAATGCTATTAGGGCATATTGTACAACGCATCAGTGAAACATGGCGTGCGCATGAAGCAGACCAATTACAGCTATTATTAGAGCAACTACTTGAGCATGTAAAAGCAGGCGATATCGAAAAATTTTACGATGGTATCTTTCAATATCTGGCTGAACAGCAAGATATGGTAGGTAATCCTTACTTAATGAAGTTTTATAAAGAACTACTACCATCACTACGTCGTAGTTATTTTTTGACCCTAAATACTTCTAAACGAGAGCTGCAAGAAGCATTTGCATTATTTAAACTCGTGACTGATGCAATTTTAATCCGAAAATCACAACAAGCCGCTTTATTTATGGAAGATTTTTGTCGACACTTACGTAACCTTGTGTTGGAATCGCTGACACGAATGAAACAGATTGAATTGGCTTGGGCAAGACGCTCACGCCGCTAG
- a CDS encoding biotin--[acetyl-CoA-carboxylase] ligase gives MDLETRQLQQLLSAKNQLPEVVLLKATTTSTNDDIREIAQKGITTGLVCSAQQTQGRGQHQRQWISPEGNIYLSTLVQTRTPLDGRLALEVALNILQIPQLQALNLQVKWPNDLYSTQGKWGGILVEPLSQHQAIVGVGINLKTPPVTDSDQPITSLEDLGLEQMSRLELISELYIAIQNAARWFDHGCYNLAGRFNHHAAWINQLVQFEHSQGLVHGRFVGISNEGAVILETPEPQQFYQGRLRPQTTQ, from the coding sequence ATGGATTTAGAGACTCGCCAACTACAACAACTTTTAAGCGCAAAAAACCAGCTTCCAGAAGTGGTTTTATTAAAAGCAACCACAACTTCGACCAATGATGATATTCGTGAAATTGCCCAAAAAGGCATCACAACAGGCTTGGTTTGCAGTGCTCAACAAACTCAAGGGCGAGGTCAACATCAACGGCAATGGATTTCACCTGAAGGAAACATTTATTTAAGCACATTGGTGCAAACTCGAACACCCTTAGATGGTCGCTTAGCACTTGAAGTTGCTCTAAATATTCTCCAGATCCCGCAGTTACAAGCTTTGAACTTACAAGTAAAATGGCCCAATGATTTGTATAGTACTCAGGGGAAATGGGGTGGAATATTGGTCGAACCGCTTTCTCAACATCAGGCTATTGTGGGTGTCGGTATTAATTTAAAAACACCTCCAGTGACTGATAGTGATCAACCAATTACGTCTCTAGAGGATTTAGGTTTAGAGCAAATGAGTCGTCTTGAACTCATTTCTGAGCTTTATATTGCAATTCAAAATGCAGCTCGCTGGTTTGATCATGGTTGCTATAACTTGGCAGGACGTTTTAACCATCACGCGGCATGGATTAATCAACTCGTTCAGTTTGAACATAGTCAGGGGTTGGTACACGGCCGTTTTGTTGGGATTTCCAACGAAGGTGCAGTAATTCTTGAAACGCCAGAGCCACAGCAGTTTTATCAAGGTCGCCTAAGACCACAGACCACTCAGTAA
- the ffh gene encoding signal recognition particle protein produces the protein MFDTLTERLTQSLRNVTGSGQLTEDNIKDTLREVRMALLEADVALPVTREFIAKVKEEALGQEVMTQLSPGQAFVKIVYDELTKMMGEANETLDLSAKPPVVVLLAGLQGAGKTTTAAKLARFLKERQKKKVMTVSADVYRPAAIKQLETVSNEVGAGFIPSDPSEKPIDIVNRAIEQAKIQFADVLIVDTAGRLHVDEDMMDEIKELHAAVKPTETLFVVDAMTGQDAANTAKAFNDALALTGVILTKTDGDARGGAALSVRAITGKPIKFLGMGEKLDALEPFHPDRVAQRILGMGDVLSLVEEVERKIDKEKAEKMAKKLQKGGSFNFEDMLMQFEQMKKMGGMMGFLDKLPGMSGAGIQQAIEQANPEKQVKKMEAIIQSMTVKERRNPDLMNPSRKKRIAAGCGMDVAEVNKLIKQQAQMAKMMKKFANPSGMSKMMRSLGNMQKQFGGGGGMGPLFGNNDQKK, from the coding sequence ATGTTTGATACCTTAACAGAACGACTCACGCAGAGTTTAAGAAATGTTACTGGCTCAGGGCAGCTGACCGAAGACAATATTAAAGATACCTTACGTGAAGTACGTATGGCTCTTCTTGAAGCCGATGTCGCGTTACCTGTAACTCGTGAATTTATCGCGAAAGTTAAGGAAGAGGCATTGGGCCAAGAAGTGATGACCCAGTTATCTCCAGGCCAGGCATTTGTAAAAATTGTCTATGACGAACTCACCAAGATGATGGGTGAGGCAAATGAAACACTGGATTTAAGTGCTAAGCCTCCAGTTGTTGTATTGCTTGCCGGTTTACAAGGTGCAGGTAAAACAACCACAGCAGCAAAGCTGGCACGTTTCTTAAAAGAACGTCAAAAGAAAAAAGTAATGACGGTTTCTGCCGACGTTTATCGTCCGGCAGCGATCAAACAGTTAGAAACTGTTTCCAATGAAGTTGGTGCAGGGTTTATTCCATCAGATCCTTCTGAAAAGCCAATTGATATCGTTAATCGTGCAATTGAACAGGCGAAAATCCAGTTTGCTGATGTATTGATTGTCGATACGGCAGGTCGTTTGCATGTCGATGAAGACATGATGGACGAAATTAAAGAATTGCACGCAGCAGTTAAGCCAACTGAAACTTTGTTCGTGGTTGATGCCATGACAGGTCAGGATGCTGCAAATACAGCCAAAGCATTCAATGATGCTTTGGCTCTTACAGGTGTGATTCTTACTAAAACTGATGGTGATGCGCGTGGTGGTGCGGCACTTTCTGTGCGTGCCATTACAGGTAAGCCAATCAAGTTCTTAGGTATGGGTGAAAAGCTTGATGCTTTAGAACCATTCCATCCGGACCGTGTTGCTCAACGTATTTTAGGTATGGGTGACGTACTTTCTTTAGTCGAGGAAGTTGAACGTAAAATCGACAAAGAAAAAGCCGAAAAAATGGCTAAAAAATTGCAAAAAGGCGGTAGCTTCAACTTTGAAGATATGCTGATGCAATTTGAGCAAATGAAAAAGATGGGCGGTATGATGGGCTTCTTAGATAAGTTGCCTGGCATGAGCGGTGCGGGAATTCAGCAAGCGATTGAGCAAGCGAACCCTGAAAAACAAGTCAAAAAGATGGAAGCAATTATCCAGTCAATGACTGTTAAAGAACGCCGTAATCCAGACCTGATGAACCCAAGTCGTAAAAAACGTATTGCGGCAGGTTGTGGTATGGATGTTGCTGAAGTGAATAAACTCATTAAGCAACAAGCACAAATGGCTAAAATGATGAAGAAGTTTGCGAATCCATCTGGTATGAGCAAAATGATGCGTTCATTAGGCAATATGCAAAAACAATTTGGCGGTGGCGGTGGTATGGGACCACTCTTTGGTAACAACGACCAAAAGAAATAA
- a CDS encoding pantothenate kinase — MKSLWLDIGNTRLKYWITEDQHIIEHAAELHLQSPADLLLGLIQHFKHQGLHRIGISSVLDTENNQRIQQILKWLEIPVVFAKVHSEYAGLQCGYEVPSQLGIDRWLQVLAVAQADENYCIIGCGTALTIDLTKGKQHLGGYILPNLYLQRDALIQNTKGIKIPDSAFDNLNPGNNTVDAVHHGILLGLISTIESIMQQYPKKLLLTGGDAPLFAKFLQKYQPTVETDLLLKGLQQYIAHYPKD; from the coding sequence ATGAAAAGTTTATGGCTTGATATCGGAAACACCCGTTTAAAATACTGGATTACTGAAGATCAGCACATTATTGAGCATGCAGCCGAGCTACATTTACAGTCGCCTGCTGATTTATTGCTGGGTCTGATTCAACACTTTAAACATCAAGGTCTACATCGTATTGGGATTTCTTCTGTACTTGATACTGAAAACAATCAACGTATTCAGCAGATTTTAAAATGGCTTGAAATTCCTGTGGTTTTTGCCAAAGTTCACTCGGAATATGCAGGCTTACAATGTGGTTATGAAGTACCAAGCCAACTCGGGATTGACCGTTGGTTGCAAGTGTTAGCTGTAGCTCAAGCAGATGAAAATTATTGTATTATTGGATGTGGAACCGCACTCACGATTGATTTAACCAAGGGTAAACAGCATTTAGGCGGGTATATTTTACCTAATCTTTATTTGCAGCGTGATGCACTGATTCAAAATACCAAAGGTATTAAAATACCTGATTCGGCTTTTGATAATCTAAACCCGGGCAACAACACAGTTGATGCAGTACACCATGGTATTTTGCTAGGCCTGATTAGTACGATTGAAAGTATTATGCAGCAATACCCGAAAAAACTCCTACTTACGGGTGGAGATGCTCCTCTTTTTGCTAAATTTCTACAGAAATATCAACCCACTGTTGAAACAGATCTTTTGCTAAAAGGATTACAGCAATATATTGCTCATTATCCGAAAGACTAA